One window of Fusobacterium sp. SYSU M8D902 genomic DNA carries:
- a CDS encoding TRAP transporter substrate-binding protein, which produces MKKLRSFLSFTLLVICALILTSCGKEENKRIIRISHNQAQDHPTNIGLMAFEEFIESKLGDKYDVQIFPNELLGSQVNTVELTQTGAIDFAVASNAILESFDNIYQIFNLPYLFDSPEHYHTVMDNKELIEPIFTSTEKSGFEAVTWLDAGTRNFYTVKKPIKTPADLKGLKIRVQQSASNIRMMDLFGGAATPMGFGEVYTALQQSVIDGAENNELALTSNKHGEVAKFYSYNMHQMVPDILIGNLKFLNSLSSQEREIFNEGFILISKVQRDAWEDSVEKAKIHAEKDMKVQFIYPDVALFKEKVIPLHQEILDATPKLKPIYEQIQKIGKQMKEDK; this is translated from the coding sequence GTGAAAAAATTAAGATCATTTTTGAGTTTTACCTTACTAGTGATTTGTGCTCTAATTCTAACATCTTGTGGAAAAGAAGAAAATAAAAGAATAATAAGAATTTCACATAACCAAGCACAAGATCACCCAACAAATATAGGATTAATGGCTTTTGAAGAATTTATCGAAAGTAAACTTGGAGATAAGTATGACGTTCAAATATTTCCAAATGAATTGCTTGGATCACAAGTGAATACTGTTGAATTAACTCAAACAGGAGCAATAGATTTTGCTGTAGCAAGTAATGCTATTTTAGAAAGTTTTGATAATATCTATCAAATATTTAATCTTCCATATCTATTTGATAGCCCAGAACACTATCATACAGTTATGGATAATAAAGAATTAATTGAACCAATATTTACCTCTACAGAAAAATCAGGATTTGAAGCTGTAACTTGGTTAGATGCTGGAACAAGAAACTTTTATACAGTTAAAAAACCTATAAAAACTCCAGCTGATTTAAAAGGTTTAAAAATCAGAGTACAACAAAGTGCTTCTAATATAAGAATGATGGATCTATTTGGTGGAGCAGCTACTCCTATGGGATTTGGAGAAGTTTATACAGCTTTACAACAAAGTGTTATAGATGGTGCTGAGAATAATGAACTAGCTTTGACAAGTAATAAACATGGAGAAGTTGCAAAATTCTATTCATACAATATGCATCAAATGGTTCCTGATATTTTAATAGGAAATCTAAAATTCTTAAATAGCCTTTCTTCTCAAGAGAGAGAAATTTTTAACGAAGGTTTTATTTTAATCTCAAAGGTACAAAGAGATGCTTGGGAAGACTCTGTAGAAAAAGCTAAAATACATGCTGAAAAAGATATGAAAGTACAATTTATCTATCCAGATGTAGCTTTATTTAAAGAAAAAGTAATTCCACTTCATCAAGAAATCCTAGATGCTACTCCTAAATTAAAACCTATCTATGAACAGATACAAAAGATAGGAAAACAGATGAAGGAGGATAAATAA
- a CDS encoding TRAP transporter small permease has protein sequence MENLRNGLDKLILFICVVLFMFMTAVGTYQISVRYIFKDPSTISEELISYSFAWMSMFAASYVFGKRDHMRMVFFVEKFNKKTQLYIAILCEIVILLFAFGVLVCGGKAITELTMTQISPALRISMGYVYSVLPTCGIITSIYSILNIRDLFIRLKEEV, from the coding sequence ATGGAAAATTTAAGAAATGGTTTAGATAAATTAATTCTTTTTATTTGTGTTGTTTTATTCATGTTTATGACAGCAGTGGGAACCTATCAAATATCAGTAAGATATATTTTTAAAGATCCTAGTACAATTTCAGAGGAGTTAATATCTTATTCTTTTGCTTGGATGTCAATGTTTGCTGCATCATATGTTTTTGGAAAAAGAGATCATATGCGTATGGTGTTTTTTGTTGAAAAATTTAATAAGAAGACACAATTATATATTGCTATTCTATGTGAAATTGTAATCTTATTATTTGCTTTTGGGGTATTAGTTTGTGGTGGAAAAGCAATAACAGAGTTAACTATGACACAAATATCTCCAGCTCTAAGAATATCAATGGGATATGTATACTCTGTACTTCCAACTTGTGGAATAATAACTTCAATATACAGTATTTTAAATATAAGAGATCTATTTATTAGATTGAAAGAGGAGGTATAA
- a CDS encoding TRAP transporter large permease: MVFTTALIMFVVLIVTLLLGFPIAISIGVSSILAILPSLVFDNTLVTGAQRIFSGISNFTLIAIPFFILAGNIMNQGGIAKKLVAFAQSLTGRIPGSLMQTNILANMMFGAISGSATAACAAMGGILLPMEEEEGYDKKLGATANIASAPTGLLIPPSNSLIVYSLVSGGTSVAALFMAGYIPGILWGLGCMILTLYLCKSKGMKGTNNFKLKVVVATFIDALPSLALIIIVIGGIIKGIFTPTEGSVVAVVYTLLLSMLFYRTITFKQLINIFSESAKMTGIIVFLIGVSTIMSWVMAFTGVPQAISDLILGLTSNKYLILLLMNLLLLFIGTFMDVTPAILIFTPIFLPIVKSFGMSPVHFGIIIVFNLCIGNITPPVGNTLFVGVKVGKLKIEDVMGQLIKYYGVIILVLMLVTYVPAISMYLPKLGGFIK, from the coding sequence ATGGTATTTACAACAGCTTTAATAATGTTTGTTGTCTTAATAGTAACTTTATTATTAGGATTTCCAATTGCTATAAGTATAGGAGTGTCTTCTATATTAGCTATACTTCCCTCTCTAGTTTTTGATAATACTTTAGTAACAGGTGCTCAAAGAATTTTTTCAGGAATATCTAACTTCACTTTAATAGCAATTCCCTTCTTTATATTAGCAGGAAATATAATGAATCAAGGTGGAATAGCTAAGAAATTAGTAGCCTTTGCCCAATCATTAACAGGAAGAATTCCAGGTTCATTAATGCAAACAAATATACTAGCCAATATGATGTTTGGAGCAATATCTGGATCAGCTACAGCTGCCTGTGCTGCAATGGGTGGAATTTTATTGCCAATGGAAGAGGAAGAGGGTTATGATAAAAAATTAGGTGCTACTGCCAATATAGCTAGTGCTCCTACAGGACTTTTGATTCCACCATCAAACTCTTTAATAGTGTATTCATTAGTTAGTGGTGGAACATCTGTAGCAGCACTATTTATGGCAGGATATATTCCTGGAATACTATGGGGATTAGGATGCATGATTCTAACTCTATATTTATGTAAATCTAAAGGAATGAAGGGAACTAATAACTTTAAACTTAAAGTTGTAGTGGCTACTTTTATAGATGCTTTACCATCTTTAGCACTAATAATAATAGTCATTGGTGGAATTATTAAAGGAATATTTACACCTACAGAAGGTTCAGTTGTTGCAGTTGTTTATACTCTACTTCTATCAATGTTATTCTATAGAACTATAACATTCAAACAACTGATCAATATTTTTTCTGAAAGTGCTAAAATGACTGGAATAATTGTATTTCTAATAGGAGTTTCAACTATAATGTCTTGGGTAATGGCATTCACAGGTGTTCCTCAAGCAATCTCAGATCTTATTTTAGGATTGACAAGTAATAAATACCTAATTTTACTATTAATGAATCTATTACTACTTTTTATTGGAACATTTATGGATGTAACTCCAGCGATACTAATTTTCACTCCAATATTTTTACCAATAGTAAAATCTTTTGGAATGAGTCCAGTACATTTTGGAATAATAATAGTTTTCAATCTTTGTATAGGAAATATAACTCCACCAGTAGGAAATACTCTATTTGTAGGAGTTAAAGTTGGTAAATTAAAAATAGAAGATGTAATGGGACAATTGATAAAATATTATGGAGTAATAATATTAGTTCTAATGTTAGTTACATATGTTCCAGCAATTTCAATGTATCTTCCTAAACTTGGTGGATTTATTAAATAG
- a CDS encoding amino acid ABC transporter ATP-binding protein has protein sequence MRIKLQNISKKFSDNNIILNGIDFEDDVKSLAIIGPSGGGKSTLLKIIAGLIEPTDGSVEIDGKVLNFNENELLEYRRSIGFIFQQEGLFKHMTVLENIVNPLVNVHGYELEEAKEIALKYLERFGLQNEINKRPAELSGGQKQRISIIRAITFKPRFLLFDEPTSALDPEYTVEVLDVIKELKSEGIDFIIVTHEMGFARHACDKVCFLYNGELLEYGESSKVFTNPATPELKRFLSKLLEWNV, from the coding sequence ATGAGAATTAAATTACAAAATATATCTAAAAAATTCTCAGATAACAATATAATTTTAAATGGAATTGACTTTGAGGATGATGTGAAATCACTTGCTATAATAGGACCCTCAGGGGGAGGAAAATCCACTCTTTTAAAGATTATTGCTGGGTTGATAGAGCCAACAGATGGAAGTGTGGAGATAGATGGAAAAGTTTTAAATTTTAATGAGAATGAGCTTTTGGAGTACAGGAGATCTATAGGTTTTATATTTCAGCAAGAGGGCTTATTTAAACATATGACAGTTTTAGAAAACATTGTAAATCCACTTGTAAATGTACATGGGTATGAGTTGGAAGAGGCAAAAGAGATAGCCTTAAAATATCTGGAAAGATTTGGACTACAAAATGAGATAAATAAGAGACCAGCAGAACTTTCTGGAGGACAAAAACAGAGAATAAGTATTATAAGAGCAATAACGTTCAAACCTAGATTTTTACTTTTTGATGAGCCAACTTCAGCTTTAGATCCAGAATATACAGTGGAAGTTCTAGATGTTATTAAAGAGTTGAAATCTGAAGGAATAGATTTTATAATAGTAACCCATGAGATGGGATTTGCAAGACATGCTTGTGATAAGGTATGTTTCCTTTACAATGGTGAGCTTTTGGAGTATGGAGAGAGTTCTAAAGTTTTTACCAATCCAGCTACACCAGAGTTGAAAAGATTTTTAAGCAAACTTCTTGAATGGAATGTTTAA
- a CDS encoding amino acid ABC transporter permease, giving the protein MLRGVFFSTEKERDSLGKIIVNIVILIGVIGIGIYYSLKKIGLELDFSFVKQFQGRILDGFLLTFYISISSFVLSSLIGVIVFLFQRSNLIILRYFSLLYVKFIRGTPLIMQIYLFFYIIGTAWGIDNRFVAGVLILSIFEGAYIAEILRGSFESIDKNQIEIARAIGYTKKQTIKFVILPQLIVQTIPALTGQFASIIKDSSLLSIIAIIELTQTMREISSLNFKLFECYILLGVLYLVFTLPLSYISEKLERRFKYEN; this is encoded by the coding sequence ATGCTTAGAGGAGTTTTTTTTAGTACTGAAAAGGAGAGGGACTCACTAGGTAAAATTATAGTAAATATTGTAATTTTAATCGGAGTCATTGGAATAGGAATCTACTATTCATTAAAAAAAATAGGACTAGAGTTGGACTTTAGTTTTGTAAAACAGTTTCAAGGTAGAATTTTAGATGGATTTTTACTAACTTTTTATATAAGTATAAGCAGTTTTGTATTAAGCTCCCTAATAGGAGTAATAGTTTTTCTATTTCAGAGAAGTAATCTCATTATATTGAGATATTTTAGTCTGTTATATGTAAAATTTATCAGAGGAACACCATTAATTATGCAGATTTATCTATTTTTCTATATAATAGGTACTGCTTGGGGAATTGACAATCGTTTTGTGGCAGGAGTTTTAATTTTATCCATTTTTGAAGGGGCATATATAGCTGAAATCTTAAGAGGGAGTTTTGAATCTATTGATAAAAATCAGATTGAAATTGCTAGAGCAATAGGCTATACTAAAAAACAGACAATAAAATTTGTAATCCTTCCCCAATTGATAGTTCAAACTATCCCAGCTTTAACAGGACAGTTTGCTTCAATAATAAAGGATTCCTCTCTACTTTCTATAATAGCTATAATAGAGTTAACCCAAACTATGAGAGAGATATCTTCATTGAACTTTAAACTCTTTGAATGCTATATATTATTGGGAGTTTTATACTTAGTATTTACTCTACCTCTTTCATATATTAGTGAAAAATTGGAAAGGAGATTTAAATATGAGAATTAA